Within Cydia fagiglandana chromosome 10, ilCydFagi1.1, whole genome shotgun sequence, the genomic segment CGGCCGTCGCATCACACGTGTCGATATGTTGTACAGACAGTAACCACGGCGATACCTGCCCTTGGTCAGAACCTCATTATTGATGATGTGTGTCATCACTGTTTGTATTTCGATGTCGCAACTTAATGACCAGTCAATGTATTTATACATGTAATTTGTAACTACAGTAGCATAAATATAAAAGGCTTATATTATGTCATAAGCGATTACGGCTTACATTAATATTTGATGGGTGGTTTGAAAAGTATAAACAACAAATTGATTGGACTATTTTATTGCCAGAAATGTTTTACAAACACTAACTCCACTGGTACGAGAAGTGTTAAAACTGTACACTCTACTATATTCTAATAATCTAAATGTACTCTTGAATCAAAATTTAAACATGAATGTTAAGTAGTTAAAAAGTAGTCGAAAATCTGCTTTATATCTAACACAGAACACAATGTGtttcaatataattattttgtttggcAATAAAAATGAAGATTCATTTCCAAGGGTTATCTTACATTCGAGGTTTGTAATCTTCTATCACATATCAATGGAgaagaaaataaattagaaaaacaGGATATAAGAAAAATAAAGATGCGTCCGTAGAATCACAAAAATAGCACAAAAACTAGGTATGTCAATATTGTATCACCTTATATGTCAACTTTgaactttaattaattttcgtTCCTTAAAATTACTTGTAGCACTGTGGTGTTTCCATTGACTGCCTGCAGAGCCACTGGCCCGGCCGGCTCGACTACCACAGTGCAAAATGACCAAAATGTCAAAGGAATGTTTAAATGGTTAAGTAATAATGCCTATGAAAAATAATGTGCGACGTAACTGCTAACTTAAATTTACAACTGAATTATCTAAACATTAAAATCTTAATTAATCTAGAATCCTTGTTTCTCGGAGGCTGTATTAAGCGCGTCGTTCACAGAACGGATCGTGAATTGATTTCACACACGGTGAATTACTTTGGCAGTATTTTACTGGCAAAAACATATTATTCAATTATTACCAAACCAATGCAAGTTAATAGTTATCAATTCAATAACCCATTTCCAAGTCTGTTGAAATAGACACCAATACGCAAAACAGCATACAACACGTAACCAACTTCAGGTGATCAGTTCACTGCGATGCACTTGTCACAGTGCATGACCAACTGTTTTAACATTAATTTACACTTTACAGGTACTTGACAGGTAAGTTTAATACACAATGTATCATAAACCTAAACTTAGTGTTGTCACAAAAGGGCTCAACTCTATTACATTGGTAtagttatacatataatataatgtataaaATCTATTGCTTGGGTTTGTTGTGGGGCAAAGTTTGCGTAAAGGATATGTAGTATAATTCAGTCTGTTCGAAGAGAGTTGAGCCCTATTGAACATGGATGCATTGCAGTAAACCGAGCGGTGTGCGGAGTGAGGTTTAGGCTGCTGCTTCCTCCGCCTCTGCAACGGGGGCCTCTTCTACCACTTTCGCCTTCTTCTCGGGGGTGGTCTTCTCAGCATCACCATTATCGGCGACGGATTTCCTCTTCACGGCAGCTTCCTTCTTTTCTGTAAAAAGAAAtttgacattgaatattttattgaCTTTAATACATGTGTTATTAACTGTAAGAAactgtaaattaaataaaaactaaaggcttggccacacacagagcgcgacgcagcgccgcgtgatgccgacgcgaagcctggtcaaacagggcgcgcgccgatcgcgccggcctcacgctctcaacacgccctcaaggcgcgcgtgaacgcggcgcggccgcgcgggaacgcggcgcaccgctcgctgcctaacgtccgatcctactgatgtgaccttgcgcgacgcggcgggccgccgcgttcgctcggcgcagcgctgcgcacgcgccgcgcggacgcaaggggccgcgcggcgcggggcgcgacagaagcggggcgtgataccggcgggacgcagtcttagcgatgtgacgagtccactttttttcgattcgaatcattcgaatcgattcggccactgatccgagttgaaattcgaactgactcgactcgacggtttgcgtggttcgcgacaaggtcacgggccgcggagccgcaaacgagtcaagcggcagttgttgtaaacagaaccttcaggacaccgaattaaggtttatttttcaatggccatactaccagtgaactcgactcgggatggcaaatcaagcggcagttgttgtaaaaagaaccttcgggctatggaattaaggtttatttttgaatggccttagcgtagcgttgactcggctcggagagttggtgaattggcgattcattcgccgagtcagcggatcggataccaagttaccagtcagtttagtggccgagttgattcggattgccaatagtcttgattcgaatcaactcatctgtaggttgattcggattattcgaatcagataactcgactcgcccatcgctacgcagtctgtttgacgtcggtaacctgttagcatgtgccgcggtcgcgcggcgtggacgcggcgcggacgcggcgctgcgtcgcgctctgtatgtggccaagccttaaaaGAAAAGCCCTtcaaacaataaaaacttttagcCCAGACCAACATATCTGTACAAAAAAATTATACCTCCACTTGAGATTGAAGTACCTAGTAATAAATAAACCCTTACTTATATGGTATGTTTGGGCACTTGAGACCAAATCCAAATATAGCATGTTTAAGGGCCATAAAGGATAGTGAGGAGTTTGTGTATAGTGAGGAATTTTAAACAGCAAGTATGTAGTTATAACTAGTTGAGTTTTCAGAATTATGGGTATTAGATAAGTGACTAAGTGAGTTTGTCACCGTGTGTGACCTTCAGATATGAGTATACAAGGTCAAGGACGTACACACTCTTAGTCATGAGTAAATAATGAAAAACAGTTACAAACCCGAGTCTCCATTTTCGGTGGCGTCATTGCTCTCTTCGGCGTCACCGTTCTCGGCAGGGGTGTCCTCTGGCGCGTCTCCGCTGCCATTTTCTTCCTTGCCGTTGCTTTCAGGCGCTTCCGCGACCTTCTTGGCGGGAGATTTCTTCACTGGAGACTCCTTCGCCGCCTCGGTAGAGGTGACCTCCTCGGGGGCGGCGTCACTGAAACATTTAAGTGACGATGTTAGTCGAAGCGTGGATAATGCGATAACTTGTTAACGTTAACACGAACACCGCACCGCATACACGCTTACGTGAGCCTATTGGATAATAACGGAACTCAGATAAACGTAATGCAACTTTACGGTGCACATGCTCGACGGATCGGAGTATGGAAGGGGTATAAAAGGAAAAGTGTGTCGGAACAAAAACAAGGGCCGTTGTTTCGCAAGGCTGCATGTGGGAAAGTTGCAAAAGCGGAAACCGAACG encodes:
- the LOC134668146 gene encoding nucleolin-like yields the protein MADAAIEKNDAAPEEVTSTEAAKESPVKKSPAKKVAEAPESNGKEENGSGDAPEDTPAENGDAEESNDATENGDSEKKEAAVKRKSVADNGDAEKTTPEKKAKVVEEAPVAEAEEAAA